The Nitrospira sp. KM1 genome includes a window with the following:
- the hrpB gene encoding ATP-dependent helicase HrpB has product MSGLPIEDVLPSLEAALQAGANAVLTAPPGAGKTTRVPLALLDSPWRNGKVLVLEPRRLAARAAAQRMAAMLKEPVGASVGYRMRFDTNVGSQTRIEVVTEGILTRMLQHDPSLEGYGAVLFDEFHERSLQADTGLALCMETQRLFRPDLRLLVMSATLDCGPIGQLLGHASAIHCEGRLFHVDIRYLDGPSSVPTDLLVTQTIRRSLAEDQGSLLVFLPGMAEIRQVERRLRESAISPTVHIAPLHGDLPVEAQDLAIAPSKPGTRKVVLATSIAETSLTIDGIRVVIDAGRLRVPRYDPRSGLSRLATIPVTQDSADQRAGRAGRLEPGICYRLWTEKEQATLSRRRPPEILDADLTPLLLDLALWGAEDVYQLAWLTPPPAASVAHARDLLTKLGALDPAGHITTHGAHMAELPVHPRLSHMMLRSIPMQLPRLACEVAALLGERDMLRSFPQHRTADLRARLDLLHGRHEVESRADRGTLQRIIRTAELWQRYMARNLRGQGMDPVDDTDQLGLLLALAYPDRIARKQAGDDRRYVLANGRGAMFAHPDPLSTEPYLVIAALDAGTDWARIDLAAPISLPDIESLYGSEIVEREEVMYDERAGAVRASKQRRLGMLVLSEQALSQPDSSLITTALLDAVRREGIAALDWTTELKQWRARVQFLRRVKGAGADWPDLSDEALLQTLYEWLAPYLDGITTLDRVKRLDLSPALHGLMDWEQRRRLDQLAPTHITVPSGSSIRLDYETTDLPVLPVRLQEMFGCRETPRIAGGEIPVVLHLLSPAKRPVQVTKDLASFWRHTYQEVRKELRGRYPKHHWPEDPLVAQPTAKTKRRS; this is encoded by the coding sequence ATGTCCGGACTGCCAATAGAAGATGTCCTGCCGTCGCTTGAAGCCGCATTGCAAGCCGGCGCCAATGCCGTTCTGACCGCACCGCCTGGAGCGGGTAAAACCACCCGCGTCCCCCTCGCGCTACTCGACTCGCCATGGAGGAATGGAAAAGTTCTGGTCCTGGAACCCCGTCGTCTCGCCGCACGCGCCGCTGCACAGCGCATGGCGGCCATGCTGAAGGAGCCCGTGGGCGCTTCAGTCGGCTATCGGATGCGGTTCGACACGAACGTCGGATCGCAAACCCGTATCGAGGTGGTCACCGAGGGCATTCTCACACGAATGCTTCAGCACGATCCCTCTCTGGAGGGATACGGGGCGGTCTTGTTCGATGAATTCCACGAACGAAGCCTGCAGGCGGACACGGGCCTGGCGCTCTGCATGGAAACGCAACGCCTGTTTCGGCCCGACCTCCGCCTGCTGGTGATGTCGGCCACTTTGGATTGCGGACCGATCGGCCAACTCCTCGGTCATGCCTCCGCCATTCACTGCGAAGGCCGTTTGTTTCACGTCGATATCCGATACCTCGATGGTCCCTCATCGGTTCCCACCGATCTGCTGGTCACGCAAACCATCAGGCGTTCGCTTGCAGAGGATCAGGGGAGTCTGCTGGTGTTTCTGCCCGGCATGGCGGAAATACGACAGGTGGAACGGAGACTGCGCGAATCCGCCATATCACCGACCGTGCACATCGCGCCGCTTCATGGTGACTTGCCCGTCGAAGCTCAGGATCTTGCCATCGCGCCGTCAAAACCGGGAACACGAAAAGTCGTCCTCGCAACATCGATCGCCGAGACCAGCTTGACCATCGATGGCATCCGTGTGGTCATCGACGCCGGGCGGTTGCGCGTCCCACGCTACGACCCGCGGTCGGGGCTGAGTAGACTCGCGACGATCCCTGTGACGCAGGATTCTGCAGACCAGCGTGCCGGAAGAGCCGGGCGTCTCGAGCCCGGCATTTGTTATCGGCTGTGGACCGAAAAGGAACAGGCGACCCTGTCTCGCCGGCGCCCTCCTGAAATACTTGACGCAGATCTCACGCCTCTGCTGCTTGACCTCGCGCTCTGGGGAGCCGAAGACGTGTATCAGCTTGCCTGGCTCACCCCTCCTCCCGCGGCGTCGGTCGCGCACGCGCGGGACCTTCTGACCAAATTGGGAGCGCTCGATCCCGCAGGGCACATCACCACACACGGTGCGCACATGGCCGAGTTGCCCGTCCATCCACGCTTGTCTCACATGATGCTCCGATCGATTCCAATGCAGCTTCCCCGATTGGCTTGTGAAGTGGCGGCACTGCTCGGCGAACGAGACATGCTTCGATCGTTTCCCCAGCACCGCACAGCGGACCTTCGTGCGAGATTGGACCTGCTGCATGGACGGCATGAAGTAGAATCCCGGGCTGATCGTGGAACTCTCCAGCGGATCATCCGCACCGCCGAGCTCTGGCAGCGGTACATGGCCCGAAACCTTCGCGGCCAAGGTATGGACCCGGTCGATGATACTGATCAGCTCGGCCTGCTTCTCGCGCTTGCTTATCCAGACCGCATTGCCCGAAAACAAGCAGGAGACGATCGGCGCTACGTCCTAGCCAACGGACGCGGCGCGATGTTCGCCCATCCCGATCCGCTCTCGACGGAACCATACCTGGTCATCGCCGCTCTCGACGCCGGAACCGACTGGGCCCGAATCGATTTGGCCGCTCCGATTTCCCTCCCTGACATAGAATCGCTCTACGGCAGCGAGATCGTCGAACGCGAAGAGGTCATGTACGATGAACGGGCCGGAGCCGTGCGGGCATCGAAACAACGCAGGCTGGGTATGCTGGTGCTGTCCGAGCAGGCATTGTCCCAGCCTGATTCATCGCTGATCACGACGGCTCTCTTGGACGCTGTCCGCCGTGAGGGGATCGCTGCACTCGATTGGACAACAGAACTCAAGCAGTGGCGGGCTCGCGTCCAATTTTTGCGGCGAGTCAAGGGAGCGGGGGCGGACTGGCCTGATTTATCCGATGAAGCTCTGTTGCAAACTCTGTACGAATGGCTGGCCCCTTATCTGGACGGAATCACGACGCTCGACCGCGTCAAACGACTCGATCTCTCTCCGGCCCTGCACGGACTGATGGATTGGGAACAGCGGCGGCGCCTGGACCAGTTGGCTCCCACCCATATCACGGTTCCAAGCGGATCGAGCATTCGTCTCGACTACGAAACCACGGACCTCCCGGTCCTGCCGGTTCGATTACAGGAGATGTTCGGATGCAGGGAAACACCCCGCATTGCGGGCGGAGAAATCCCAGTCGTTCTGCACCTGTTATCACCGGCCAAGAGGCCGGTCCAAGTCACGAAGGATCTTGCGAGTTTCTGGCGCCACACCTATCAAGAGGTCAGAAAGGAATTGCGAGGCCGGTATCCAAAACATCACTGGCCTGAAGATCCGCTGGTCGCTCAACCGACGGCCAAAACCAAGCGGCGCTCCTAA
- a CDS encoding inorganic pyrophosphatase, which yields MGRTGGDPIQRLMSLMFKAHPWHGVSIGENAPDVVTAYIEIVPTDTVKYEVDKDSGFLKVDRPQRFSNFCPVYYGLVPQTYCGTGVAALFSKRAKRKGMVGDGDPLDICVLTEKTIPHSDILLTAIPIGGFSMADGGEADDKIIAVMKDDAAYGDFQDISDCPISVIDRLQHYFLTYKQAPGAVQHKVEITSVYGRDEALKVIRTSHHDYREKFPELESLWPKMKS from the coding sequence ATGGGACGAACGGGTGGAGATCCGATCCAGCGGTTGATGAGTTTGATGTTCAAGGCGCACCCCTGGCATGGGGTGTCGATTGGTGAGAACGCACCGGACGTGGTGACCGCGTACATCGAGATCGTTCCGACCGATACGGTGAAGTACGAAGTGGATAAAGACAGCGGCTTCCTCAAGGTGGATCGGCCGCAACGCTTTTCCAATTTCTGTCCGGTGTATTACGGTTTGGTGCCGCAGACCTATTGCGGCACCGGCGTCGCGGCGCTGTTTTCGAAGCGGGCCAAACGCAAGGGGATGGTCGGGGATGGAGATCCGCTCGACATCTGCGTGTTGACGGAAAAGACGATTCCACACAGCGATATTCTCCTCACGGCGATTCCCATCGGAGGATTCAGCATGGCGGACGGCGGCGAGGCCGATGACAAGATCATCGCGGTCATGAAGGACGATGCCGCGTACGGGGATTTCCAGGATATCAGCGACTGCCCAATTTCCGTGATCGATCGTCTCCAGCATTACTTCCTGACCTACAAGCAAGCGCCCGGGGCGGTTCAGCATAAGGTGGAAATCACCAGTGTCTACGGACGGGATGAAGCGCTCAAAGTGATCCGCACCAGCCATCACGATTACCGGGAAAAATTTCCGGAACTCGAGTCGCTTTGGCCCAAAATGAAGTCTTAA
- a CDS encoding DEAD/DEAH box helicase — translation MKSDATHPPASHTATGFSPGFAALGLEASLLTTLESLGYEEPTPIQREAIPPLLAGRNLLGQAATGTGKTAAFALPLLQRIAHAGAKHRPSALVLVPTRELAIQVSEAVRRYGKELRTSVLAVYGGQAIGPQFHALKRGVDVIVATPGRALDHIRRDTLKLGHVQVVVLDEADEMLDMGFADDLDAILEQTPPAKQTALFSATMPPRIKSIAQRHLKNSVEITIAKEPVKAGAAPRVLQTAYVVTRAYRGATLARVIDMAAPKSALVFCRTRLEVDEVTAMLTGRGHRAEAIHGGMSQAQRDRVMQAFRTGQTELLVATDVAARGLDIPHVSHVVNYDLPSSAEVYVHRIGRTGRAGREGAAITILDPREQRLLRSIEQHTKAKVTVSPVPSVTDLRAKRLQRTETAVRESLEAGDLDSFEPVIERLSASSDPVKVAAAAVKLIFRAQGGARAEEDIPAMPIRPPDAHHSSGRYVRHPADRSHAARYDDRTSRGRSSERQTGTARIYIGAGRDAGIRPGDLVGAIANEAKVNSQMIGAIEIEERFSIVDVPETAARGIIEVLARARIKGRKVTVRLFRE, via the coding sequence ATGAAATCCGACGCGACCCATCCGCCTGCTTCCCACACCGCCACGGGGTTTTCCCCCGGCTTCGCCGCCCTGGGCCTGGAGGCCTCGTTGCTGACGACGCTGGAGTCGCTGGGGTACGAAGAACCCACGCCGATTCAGCGTGAGGCGATTCCGCCGCTCCTGGCCGGCCGCAACCTTCTCGGTCAAGCGGCAACCGGAACCGGTAAGACCGCCGCCTTTGCCCTTCCACTGCTGCAGCGGATCGCGCATGCGGGAGCAAAGCATCGCCCTTCGGCGCTTGTGCTCGTCCCGACGCGTGAATTGGCGATCCAGGTGTCGGAGGCCGTTCGACGATACGGGAAAGAACTGCGCACCTCAGTGCTGGCGGTCTACGGCGGTCAGGCCATTGGACCGCAATTTCATGCCCTCAAGCGCGGTGTGGACGTGATTGTGGCGACCCCGGGTCGCGCGCTCGATCACATTCGCCGTGACACGTTGAAACTGGGTCACGTGCAGGTTGTGGTGCTGGATGAAGCCGACGAGATGCTCGATATGGGGTTCGCCGACGATTTGGATGCCATTCTCGAACAGACCCCGCCCGCCAAGCAGACGGCGCTTTTTTCCGCCACCATGCCGCCACGGATCAAATCGATCGCTCAACGGCATCTCAAGAATTCCGTCGAAATTACGATAGCCAAAGAACCGGTCAAGGCCGGGGCGGCTCCGCGCGTTCTGCAGACCGCCTATGTCGTGACCAGAGCGTATCGAGGGGCGACGCTTGCCCGCGTGATCGATATGGCCGCGCCAAAATCGGCGCTGGTGTTCTGCCGGACCAGGCTGGAAGTCGATGAAGTGACGGCCATGCTCACCGGCCGTGGGCACCGAGCTGAGGCTATCCATGGTGGAATGAGCCAGGCGCAGCGCGATCGGGTCATGCAGGCTTTCCGCACCGGACAGACCGAGTTGCTGGTGGCCACCGATGTCGCCGCGCGCGGCTTGGACATCCCGCATGTGTCGCATGTCGTCAATTACGATCTTCCATCATCCGCAGAAGTCTACGTGCATCGCATCGGCCGGACGGGTCGCGCGGGGCGGGAGGGCGCCGCGATTACCATCTTGGATCCGCGTGAGCAGCGGCTCTTGCGCAGCATCGAGCAGCACACCAAAGCCAAAGTGACCGTCTCGCCGGTCCCTTCGGTGACCGACCTGCGGGCGAAACGTCTGCAGCGGACCGAGACGGCCGTGCGTGAGTCGTTGGAGGCCGGAGACCTGGATTCTTTCGAGCCAGTCATAGAGAGATTGTCTGCGTCCAGTGATCCGGTGAAAGTGGCAGCGGCTGCGGTCAAACTCATTTTCAGGGCACAGGGCGGAGCGCGCGCCGAAGAAGACATCCCTGCCATGCCGATCAGACCGCCGGATGCCCATCATTCATCCGGTCGTTACGTTCGGCATCCTGCCGATCGATCGCACGCCGCACGGTACGATGATCGGACTTCGAGAGGGAGATCCTCCGAGCGGCAGACCGGAACGGCACGCATCTATATTGGAGCGGGGCGGGACGCCGGCATTAGACCAGGCGATTTGGTCGGCGCAATTGCGAATGAGGCCAAGGTCAATTCCCAAATGATCGGGGCGATCGAAATCGAGGAACGGTTTTCTATTGTGGACGTACCTGAAACCGCTGCGCGGGGCATTATCGAAGTCCTGGCTCGTGCTCGAATCAAGGGCCGTAAAGTCACCGTGCGGCTCTTTCGAGAGTAG
- a CDS encoding PleD family two-component system response regulator, with protein MQSKILVVDDALDSWQLLSTILRNHHFQPVWAADGIQAMSEARKHQPQAILLDLGLPGGDGFVVLERLKGNRFLSAIPVIIVTVQDPRIAEQKALEHGAAAFLRKPVKAEELIAAVHQAIDGKK; from the coding sequence GTGCAATCTAAAATTCTAGTTGTGGATGATGCGCTCGACAGCTGGCAGTTACTCAGCACGATTTTGCGGAACCATCACTTTCAACCGGTGTGGGCCGCCGATGGCATTCAAGCCATGAGCGAAGCAAGAAAACATCAGCCTCAGGCGATCCTGTTGGATTTGGGATTGCCGGGAGGAGATGGGTTCGTCGTGCTGGAACGATTGAAGGGGAACCGCTTCTTATCGGCCATTCCGGTGATCATTGTGACCGTGCAGGACCCCCGGATCGCCGAGCAAAAAGCGCTCGAGCACGGCGCGGCGGCCTTTCTCAGAAAACCGGTGAAAGCTGAAGAGTTGATCGCCGCAGTCCACCAGGCGATCGACGGTAAGAAGTGA